A DNA window from Vicugna pacos chromosome 36, VicPac4, whole genome shotgun sequence contains the following coding sequences:
- the LOC140691655 gene encoding small ribosomal subunit protein uS3m-like: protein MAKKKVEVPWEPGKELLFELMTPGLRSAEPGNRAARVRVGKGDKPVTYEEAHSPHYIVHRKGWLSLHTSNLDGEEHAAERTVEDVFLRKFMLGTFPGCLADQLVLKRRANQLEICALVLRQLPAHKFYFLVGYSETLLSHFYKCPVRLHLQTVPSKVVYKYI from the exons ATGGCAAAGAAAAAAGTGGAGGTCCCTTGGGAGCCAG GCAAGGAGCTGCTGTTTGAGCTCATGACCCCCGGGCTTCGGTCAGCTGAGCCGGGT aatcGGGCGGCCCGAGTCCGAGTGGGTAAGGGGGACAAGCCAGTGACCTACGAGGAGGCACACTCGCCTCACTACATCGTGCACCGCAAAGGCTGGCTGTCGCTGCACACAA GTAACCTGGATGGGGAGGAGCATGCCGCAGAGCGGACAGTGGAAGATGTCTTCCTCCGCAAATTTATGCTGGGCACCTTCCCAGGCTGCCTGGCTGACCAGCTTGTCCTCAAGCGCCGGGCTAACCAGCTGGAGATCTGTGCCCTGGTCCTGAGACAGCTGCCCGCACACAAGTTCTACTTCCTCGTGGGCTACAGCGAGACCCTGCTGTCCCACTTCTACAAGTGTCCTGTGCGTCTGCACCTGCAAACTGTGCCCTCCAAGGTTGTGTATAAGTACATCTAG